DNA sequence from the Ischnura elegans chromosome 8, ioIscEleg1.1, whole genome shotgun sequence genome:
TCATTACACAGTGCAATAACCCATATGTCTTAATATGTCTTAATTTATGAAcacataaatgaatgaaaaaatgcatcAAGTAACCATCCACCTGGTGTGAATGTACGaccagaaaatagaacctgtcctAATTTGGATCAtgcaattgtaattttttgttcCAGACTACTAAAATCATTCCTACATCAAGACATTGCCTCAAATGGGTAAATGTATCGTGTAAGCAGGCCTTAGTCCTGGATGAACGCTTAAGATGGACCTTACAACTGCAATTGAAAGGCTGTGAAGAAAACGAATGATTGCCAATTTCCATTCTAAACATGCACACTTTTGCATGAATACCAGTTGTACCCCTAACCGAGCTTTCCGTGGTTACACGTTTGCATGCTTGTTTCATTATGGAAACCACAGCGAGTTTATGGCAACATTACGCATTATGTGGAgcgatttcatatttttatagaaaggTGTATTGACCCACTGTCTCACACATGAGAATACGTACTGTAATTATCACCATCACAGAACTAGAACTAAGTATTCCAGGGTATCTGGATAAGAGAGCACAAGGATTTCAGTGTATGGTCATCACTGAGGCATTCCTACAGTCAGATGCTAACGTAATACTCTACAGGTTCCCAaatttatttcctcttctcaaggGAACGCTAAGCCTGGGAAAAATTACCAAAATCTGTTTTAACAaacatcataatttattttaaggaTTTTGGAAACAGTATCAACATGCTAAATGATATTCTTTGCACACCATAGGATGAATGCAAGGTATTAAATATCTCTTCTTTCAaatgtaaaaatcataaaatcaatgaattaacACTCACAAGgtaatggaatggaaaatgaCAACATGGTATTATGCAACAGTGATTAAATATGAGTAGTGTTGTAGGCATCGAGTACAGGGGATAAAACATTATCTTCGTCAGTTTAGGGAGAACAACACGTTAAAATGCCACGTATCGATGACTAATTCGGAGCACACTTCAAACATTCTGACAGCTGGATTCCCTTATTTACGTCAGTATATGCTCTCTTCGCTAAgcaatttcatgatattttccgCTGTCAACACGACCAATGTTAAGTCATTCCATCAAACACCAATTAACTTAAACTTTCCTTAAAACCGCCAATGTGAATCACACATTCATCTGACTGGATGAACGCCAACATATCGTTCAATATTCACAAATCTTGTTCATGCATATGCGAAATTTCCTTTCACTCCTCTTCTTCATACATCATTCAAAATGAAGACCAGAATAAATAATTATCCATGTAACCTGCAACATCGATTAGACATTATGTAAGAAACCGTCACTGAACCGGAACGTGAAGGAAAAGCCACTTCAAAAAACATCTTACCAAAAATCCAGCAAAAGAAGTCATAAATCCCTCTTTCGTTAACTCCCATGACCCTCCATATTCTTCTTCGTCAACACTTTGGAAGCTCGTGAAATATAGATATATCAATCCAGCATTAACTAGCACAAACCTAAGAAGAAATTCATCAACATTACCATCCGATTCACAACTTTAGTCCTTTTAAGTCACAGAAATGTACTCACAGGAGCAGAGCAATAAATCCTTTAAGCGGAATTAATCCCCACAGAACGCCGATAAATATACCTAATGCTTGACGAGACCAATATATTACATCTAAAAACTCTTCCTGTAACAAAATACCCCGAATGATTACATAAAATCAATATCACTCTTATGCCTACACTATTTTCAAAACGACAAAATCGGAATCAAGAGGTTTGAAGTACTTTATCGGGCCATTCTGAGTTGCACGTAAATGCCCGGGTCCACACAGATGGTAAGGAGGTCAATTTGGCAGTCCCATTCTTTTCAGGCACTTTTCTCTTGGCGGACATCGTGATAAGATTAGAGTTGCCTGTTATCTGGTGATGCCAATTGGAAGAGGAGTTTGTAATTGAACAAACATGCAGCAAAATAAAAGTTAATTGAAAAAGCGCTAATTACATTTCTTGTGGCCGCGATGGCTGTAACTTGCGCATGTCGACAGTCATGTGAATATGTGGTCGGGATTTGTACATTAATTTGATTATAGATGGCACTAAAGGTCATCGAGGTTACGAAATTAAGAGGGACTTTGAAATGCTGAATAATGTGATTTTACATGGCATTCTCGTCAGTAAACTATAACTTCACTTATTTCtttcaacataatatatatacatatcattataaattattttatcaatgcatGCCTTTTTCAGATTGCAGTAGTCTTTAAATTAATTATCTCAGAGTTGTTTCAATTTCGGCTGTGATTACGAATAGCTGCAGTTGCACGGAAACAGAATGGTGGTGGATGACACTTCATCTAAgtaaataaagaattattataaaaataattacgaacattTTTATCCAAATAACATGGAATAAGTAGTAAAatatgatgctttcccggcaaatatgttcaaaaaaggctattcgggcttccagccgggtggtctccctccgttctgccgacgtttcggaacacgagtcgggttccatcctcagggctaatggtgagtggatgaagtttgccagcttgtttactcttcagttggttgtgaggtctaacgtgattggctgggaggcagccaatcttattttcttaagtgccggtttccatgcattactcagtgaataccctgtgtcacggttgagggtgttagttgtcagccggatctcgatggattcctttaccagtcttttccagaaatcagtctcgcggcatagaattttcacgtgatcccactttaccctatgatcggattcaatggcgtgttctacaaccgcggatttttccggttggcagagcctaaggtatctcttatgttcttttatccttgtattgatagttctTCCCGTTTCCCCCACGTACACCCgcccacactcacaaggaatttggtagacccctggagtttcaaaaccacaaggatccttcgctttaagaagtagatctcttagtttggagcatggttggaaaacggtgtcaatactttgttttttgaggatccttgaaattttcccggacaccgtagacacatagggaattttggcTATAGCGATGGGAtttggtctttcttcctcctttaaagagcctagatttttaatgctcctttttagggCCGAGTGTATCTCCTCATTATTGTAGCcattttgcttgaaggtggttttCAGATGTCTTATCTCTTTTGGCAGGCTTTCTTGGTCCGCTATGGCTTTGGCTCGATAGAAAAGGGTGGACAAAACTGCTCTCCGTTGGGCGGGGTGGTGATGACTTCGCCCATTTAAATAGAGGTCCGTGTTGGTCGGCTTGCGGTAGACGCTGTGACCGAGCGTGCCGTCGTTCTTTCTATGGATAAGGATATCCAGAAACGGGATTCGGTTGTCTTTCTCGATTTCCATCGTGTATTGTATGTTTGCATGTCGACTGTTCATATGGCTCAGGAAATGTTGTAAACTCTCCCTCCCATGAGGCCAAATGATGAAGGTATCGTCGACATAGCGATAGAAGCATCTGGGCTTGAGGGTTGCAGATGAAAGTGCTTCTTCTTCGAAAGACTCCATGAAAAAGTTGGCTATTACGggagataaaggagaacccatagCAACTCCATCTGTTTGTTCGTAGAAGGTGTCGTTGTACTTGAAGTAAGTCGTCGTAAGGGCGTGATGAAAGAGAAGCACTGTGTCATGGTCAAATTTTCCCTTCAATATCTCCATCGTATCCATGATTGGCACACGAGTAAAAAGAGATACGACATCAAAGCTGACCATTATGTCCGTACTCTCCAATCGCATATCAGTAATTGTTTTCACAAACTTAGATGAGTTTTGGATGTGATGGTCGCCATGGCCAATGTGCTCGGATAGGATACCCGCGAGGTATTTGGCTAGTTGGTATAGGTGAAGGATCCTTGATATTCTACAAGACCCAGCTTACCGAAGGCTATCACGGGATCCCACTGATTCAATCACCAGGAAGACGATAGCACTAATTAAGAAATCAGGGCTTCCTATTGAGGCTTCCAAGAGACTTTATCCACCAGCGCCGGCTCCACCGAAGCTCTACGGTGTTCCAAAAATCCATAAGGCCAACATACCATTAAGGCCTATCGTTAGTTCAATTGGGGCGCCCACCAAAGCCCATCGCTATAgccaaaattccctatgtgtctacggtgtccgggaaaatttcaaggatcctcaaaaaacaaagtattgacaccgttttccaaccatgctccaaactaagagatctacttcttaaagcgaaggatccttgtggttttgaaactccaggggtctaccaaattccttgtgagtgtgggcGGGTGTACGTGGGGGAAACGGGAagaactatcaatacaaggataaaagaacataagagataccttaggctctgccaaccggaaaaatccgcggttgtagaacacgccattgaatccgatcatagggtaaagtgggatcacgtgaaaattctatgccgcgagactgatttctggaaaagactggtaaaggaatccatcgagatccggctgacaactaacaccctcaaccgtgacacagggtattcactgagtaatgcatggaaaccggcacttaagaaaataagattggctgcctcccagccaatcacgttagacctcacaaccaactgaagagtaaacaagctggcaaacttcatccactcaccattagccctgaggatggaacccgactcgtgttccgaaacgtcggcagaacggagggagaccacccggctggaagcccgaatagccttttttgaacatggAATAACGTTTGAAAAAAGTCTAACAATACACCtattctaaaatttattaaaaaacgttaattaaactaattaaatgaattaattaaacgttaattttttgaaaagtaagATGACCCATCAGCGacattcttttttaattaatctattatttgtatcattatatttattctcAGTCAAACCAATTACTTTGCACTCTATGAATATCAATATCAGCCAATTCGCTTCCGACCCCCACCAAACGAAACATCTGATCAAGGTCTGTTCCGATTATAAAACTTTCTGTTCACCCTCCCCCTTTCACTACTTTAGCCGTTTTCCGAGGACGATGTTCGTCTTTAGATGTCCATCCACATAGGCGGATCGAGGGGGGCCacgggggcacgccccccccccccccagaccctcaaaaatatgcaagatttttaatacggtcccattatcattgcgtcaAATCTCCGTTGAGTTTAAGTCATAACTATTATATCGACAATtcttaataaatatgtatgtcCTCATATCTCAATAGATATGAATAAATTCGGTATAATGACATTTATCTAAATATTATTGAGAAGGATAGCACTCCTAAGCCTTGGGAAAGGCCCGCGTATGGTTATTCGTACTTTTGCGAGTGATTCTTTGAACTCAACGAAAAGTTCTatctgaacgagtaaatgaactaAAACTCTAATGtcgtcaacaactcatgaaaaggGTGCGGCAACCTCCCGCgatttctttataaaatttacgatagaaataaaatatgatttatagttcttagatttgtccattaagaacataatggggttataaaataaaatagatttcatAATAGacaactaataaaaattaatatgggGAAAATATAAGGATGGGCGGATACATtatgatataaaagagaagaagtaaCAACAGAAGTTATACACTTTCGCGGGTTCTTATGAAGTGAAAACAATCTTTGCTTAAAAACAGACAGAGATTCAATATCCTTCACATCTTTTGAAACACTGTTCCATAATCGCGCTCTGAGAGCAGAAATGTTTTTCTCATAAGCGGTCGTTCTGCGTTGGGGGTGATGAGAAAATCAGGAATGAGAAAGATTTTCTCAGTGGTAACCTATCTTTCCCCTCTTTTCACCGAATTCTTATaataattgcgatttttatttttaggggaaTATCCCTTAGACAATttcgatagggtggtttcctattatttttttattgcctaaagcgaAAGATCCTAAGCCTAAAAAGAAAGATAAGAAGAAAgacattactcctggagtacgtatttcacgcttttagatttttaaattacgatatctatttttagcgattaattaaaagtgaaaattttcaagcgcgaaaactgacagctaagtatgaatgctgggaaaactccgtgtgacgtcattctggttcccgctgtcgccgggCGAatctttgagcgctgatacgatgcaggctgctagcaggtagcgcttggcttaaataaggattatcaaacgaagaaaactttccgacaataggcagttttaataggtgattattaagagacgtttccctgatctctgtgcctcatgcatgcattggtaatctcagacgatgtaaaactcctatctactcgtatagaaactaggtccccgtgacgtcacgtggagtggcatcgcatgggcgccaatctggcctttttcaaatgaggataaaattgatcattgcctaCATTCGATGGaatccggctcaactttgtggaaattaatacacgaaaatgaaaaggagacttcgttgctttccacagatttatttcgtccgtacgacatgtttcgaccaaagaggtcattatcaagtacaggtAAGGTAGGtaattgataatgacctctatggtcgaaacatgtcgtacggacgaaaaaaatctgtggaaagcaacgaagtgtccttttcattttcgttgatcattgccattcatttgaattgggatttctaaaaccaaataatttgaatattatgaatacactaatggtgggtaaggaatcgcaatcaatgcctttcgttttctttgatgaaggaaactaccctattaccaggTGAAAAGGCTCAAGACACCCTGGAGGATTCTCATTACCCCAAACGCCGATttatttaacactaggaggacgggagtttcgcgctacctagaaggacggctaggggtcatttgacccctaaaatgtattttggaataaaacgcctaattttcaaccaatattcagtttaatcgtattaattgttgaatcagttcattaaaaacactatttaacattattaaatattatttccatcgtcaaaagttaataacaattattttaaagaatcatgaattaaaccgtatgtagcagtcgattgcaaatctaataatgaaaatacatacactcaatacaaaaatTGTGTTATATGTTTAAACTATATGGGTGCTgggtttaaaaaatttgcattaaaaatttgaaaacttgttactttgttgtaaatctcagacagacagtattttttcagcgctgtttccacaaaatattttttgcgctgaatgcgttcattggacgatttattcatctacatctaaatctagacactaacccgcaagccgcttaaaagtgtgtggcagggggtgttaggacaccagccatttgcacatgaaaaggaatttggaaaatggaaaggaaattggtgcaatgattcaatttgatggtatttggcacctttttcttttttgtgcccgtggagatatggctgttggatttggagacgtgtaaataaattgatacatgctatccatcataccTACTcctgctttgtttttattataaaataggatgggtctggtattcttttattcgtttcggaaatagtgtcgtctgagatcatgctgcagagtgaaagtacattattgttctaggttgcctgattctacgtaagagtatggtctaaggtatttttgaacactcgcgttgaatggattacatggctatatTAGgcgtcatggatatttgtgcgtcacgcctgttttttcagatcgtccatgcaagagaggttttccattttttatcacttcctgccagctggatggatggaaaataattgttacaggttacatttattcctgaattcttgtatgtacggtcactttagtaactatttatctccccaacgcttgatttgatgaccaatcatcatctttgccacaatatggaaattcatttaggctgtattttcatttcacatctgtcaaaacccagtactcgattccaaatttgtctggtttatttggaatttacctcataaaaggacagctgtattttgttggatagagctgtgcatttgctataacgccaaagtcgccatcggattcactatcttggacttcgtcgcttccatcacacgcagctGTTGAttgattggtcagaatgtccttgagctgatgtttacgattcacttccaaactgatcttcaatattccatacagctatttgaatcgcgacgattctcttctcttgatatatttctcgacttcttactttcttcctcaacttactactgatatgcatgcaaaacaatctacaaacgaaagcgcattatggtagaatcttctctagttgcattggaggtatagagagctggagagcattagaaattcgtacaacaggacaaaattttcagaagtaacgctaattgccgttcgaaaggcaggaactcaaccgccaaccgtatcctgattcgtatcttcctggaacttgcagtaatgcttcttctacgac
Encoded proteins:
- the LOC124163880 gene encoding respirasome Complex Assembly Factor 1, with the translated sequence MSAKRKVPEKNGTAKLTSLPSVWTRAFTCNSEWPDKEEFLDVIYWSRQALGIFIGVLWGLIPLKGFIALLLFVLVNAGLIYLYFTSFQSVDEEEYGGSWELTKEGFMTSFAGFLVTWIIIYSGLHFE